A genomic segment from Anas platyrhynchos isolate ZD024472 breed Pekin duck chromosome 5, IASCAAS_PekinDuck_T2T, whole genome shotgun sequence encodes:
- the CCDC177 gene encoding coiled-coil domain-containing protein 177 yields the protein MVEPPAEPPPQPCPAPGGAAAAAAAPGEASRPGEQSPLLHLDLYNFDCAAAEGSRYVLTSPRSLEACARCAVRPVELLPRALGELLREAPGRSMRVAAGLYEAYERERRRKLQQCREERERIIREEKRRILAPLGSLPPSPAARLAPRAATSTTTTAATSGPSPKGKAGASGGAKAKSHSLDSLQKRREGSWGKTSSESGASSSYSGESLRGHGGKGRGRGRVADGSLLGRSFSLGDLSHSPQTAQRVERIVKEVKRRKGLSEVPERDKKIAALMIAKHQEASLLREQRQAAHLQWDSQRRLAEQRKEQEEKEKQKALLQGQRMWESQVEKRRGKLSQEQQEAALLKQKQRQVCEERWREQAEKQERLRREKLEKAIQEDKQKKLHQEHNLKAKEEGKKEHREREEQLLQEKLSTAAQKRLRKEAQLQKERKQLSQAEKLKHEALLKELAKQEAEEKEMLKASLEMSLTKAQENYEQLMEKRNQELREKARREDMQIQRAKLAAEKKEREQKEHLQALAKETERKLQHAAQVAEEVVQEKARKVVLSRLEKEKVQKMNKQKVEQYEDLRRREILLSIERKLERSEQIFKERKTVLENARSVARASFHVREKVREETNMRTFDKMAFEAELHASLDKK from the coding sequence ATGGTGGAGCCACCAGCGGAGCCCCCTCCGCAGCCATGCCCTGCACCtggtggggcagcagcagcagcagcagcccccggggAGGCGTCCCGTCCTGGGGAGCAGTCCCCACTGCTGCACCTGGACCTGTACAACTTCGACTGTGCGGCGGCGGAGGGCAGCCGGTACGTGCTGACCAGCCCGCGCTCGCTGGAGGCCTGCGCCCGCTGCGCCGTGCGGccggtggagctgctgccgcgggcgctgggggagctgctgcgggAGGCCCCCGGGCGCTCCATGCGGGTGGCCGCCGGCCTCTACGAGGCCTACGAGCGGGAGCGCCGCCGCAAGCTGCAGCAGTGCCGGGAGGAACGGGAGAGGATCATCCGTGAGGAGAAGCGGCGCATCCTCGCACCCCTCGGCAGCCTGCCGCCCTCGCCCGCTGCTCGTCTCGCCCCCCGGGctgccacctccaccaccaccactgccGCCACCAGTGGACCCAGTCCCAAGGGGAAGGCTGGGGCGTCAGGAGGTGCCAAGGCCAAGAGCCACTCGCTGGACTCGCTGCAGAAGCGCCGGGAGGGCAGCTGGGGCAAGACCTCCTCAGAGTCGGGGGCCTCGTCCTCCTACAGCGGGGAGAGCCTGAGGGGACATGGGGGCAAGGGGCGCGGACGGGGCCGCGTGGCCGATGGCTCGCTGCTGGGGCGCAGCTTCAGCCTGGGCGACCTCAGCCACTCGCCGCAGACGGCCCAGAGGGTGGAGAGAATCGTGAAGGAggtgaagaggaggaagggtCTCTCGGAGGTGCCCGAGAGGGACAAGAAGATCGCGGCACTGATGATCGCCAAGCACCAGGAGGCCAGCCTCCTGCGGGAGCAGCGGCAGGCGGCCCACCTGCAGTGGGACAGCCAGCGGCGCCTGGCAGAGCAGcggaaggagcaggaggagaaggagaagcagaaggcCCTCCTGCAGGGCCAGAGGATGTGGGAGAGCCAGGTGGAGAAGCGGCGGGGGAAGCtgagccaggagcagcaggaggccgCCCTGCTGAAGCAGAAGCAGCGGCAGGTGTGCGAGGAGAGGTGGCGGGAGCAAGCGGAGAAGCAGGAGCGGCTGCGGAGGGAGAAGCTGGAGAAGGCCATCCAGGAGGACAAGCAGAAGAAGCTCCACCAAGAGCACAATCTGAAGGCGAAGGAGGAGGGCAAGAAGGAGCACCGGGAGCgggaggagcagctcctgcaagaGAAGCTGTCCACGGCCGcacagaagaggctgaggaaggaagcgcagctgcagaaggaaaggaagcagcTCAGCCAGGCAGAGAAACTGAAGCACGAGGCCTTGCTCAAGGAACTGGCCAAGCAAGaggcagaagagaaggaaatgctGAAGGCCTCCCTGGAGATGAGTTTGACCAAGGCTCAGGAGAACTACGAGCAGCTAATGGAGaagaggaaccaggagctgaggGAGAAGGCCAGGCGGGAGGACATGCAGATCCAGAGAGCCAAGctggcagcagagaagaaggaaagagagcagAAGGAGCACTTGCAGGCTCTGGCGAAAGAGACAGAGAGGAAGCTCCAGCATGCTGCCCAGGTGGCTGAAGAGGTGGTCCAGGAAAAAGCCCGCAAGGTGGTCTTGAGCCgtctggaaaaggagaaagtgcAGAAGATGAACAAGCAAAAGGTGGAACAGTATGAGGACTTACGGCGCCGGGAGATCCTCCTTTCTATAGAGAGGAAACTGGAGAGGAGCGAGCAGATCTTCAAGGAGAGGAAGACAGTCTTAGAAAATGCCAGGTCTGTAGCTCGGGCATCCTTCCACGTCCGGGAAAAGGTGCGGGAGGAGACTAACATGCGCACCTTTGACAAGATGGCCTTTGAAGCAGAACTGCATGCCAGCCTGGATAAGAAGTGA